Proteins encoded in a region of the Spiribacter sp. 1M189 genome:
- the deoD gene encoding purine-nucleoside phosphorylase, with protein sequence MATPHISAEPGDFAETVLMPGDPLRARVIAENYLEDVREVTSTRNMLGFTGRYGDTPVSVMGSGMGIPSMSIYAFELFNEYRVEKIIRVGTCGGVRPDVEVRDIIIAMGASTDSSVNRTRFGGCDFAAIADYGLLEATVGAARSAGIAPRIGNVFSSELFYNPTPSFFDMMKAHGILAVEMEAAGLYGAAAEAGKRAVSVLTVSDHVVTGASTSAEERQNSFQDMMKVALEAAVNAD encoded by the coding sequence ATGGCCACCCCCCATATCAGTGCCGAGCCGGGCGATTTTGCCGAGACCGTCCTCATGCCGGGCGATCCCCTGCGTGCCAGGGTCATCGCCGAGAACTACCTGGAGGATGTGCGGGAGGTCACCAGCACCCGCAACATGCTCGGCTTCACCGGCCGCTACGGCGATACACCGGTCTCGGTGATGGGCTCGGGCATGGGCATTCCGTCCATGTCGATCTACGCCTTCGAGCTGTTCAACGAATACCGGGTCGAGAAGATCATCCGCGTCGGCACCTGCGGCGGCGTCCGCCCCGACGTGGAAGTGCGCGACATCATCATCGCCATGGGCGCCTCCACCGACTCCAGCGTCAACCGCACGCGTTTCGGGGGCTGTGACTTCGCCGCGATCGCCGACTACGGCCTGCTCGAGGCCACCGTCGGTGCCGCCCGTTCCGCCGGCATCGCCCCGCGCATCGGCAATGTCTTCTCCTCGGAGCTTTTCTACAACCCGACGCCGTCGTTCTTCGACATGATGAAGGCCCACGGCATCCTGGCCGTGGAAATGGAGGCGGCCGGGCTTTATGGTGCCGCGGCCGAGGCCGGCAAGCGGGCGGTGAGCGTGCTCACGGTGAGCGATCACGTGGTCACCGGGGCGTCCACCAGTGCCGAGGAGCGCCAGAACAGCTTCCAGGACATGATGAAGGTGGCGCTTGAGGCCGCCGTGAACGCCGACTGA
- a CDS encoding UDP-glucose dehydrogenase family protein, which translates to MRITIFGTGYVGLVTGACFAEVGNDVVCVDVDADKIAALNRGEIPIYEPGLEGMVVRNREAGRLRFTTDADTAVHHGQFQFIAVGTPPDEDGSADLRYVLAVADTIATWMEDDKVIVDKSTVPVGTADRVRETVERRLAERGVAVPYAVVSNPEFLKEGAAVEDFMKPERVIVGCDDAVAREKLHALYAPFNRNHDRLISMDVRSAELTKYAANAMLATKISFMNELANIADRVGADIERVRIGIGSDPRIGYHFIYPGAGYGGSCFPKDVQALARTAHDVDYVPQLLQAVEEVNDRQKHYVFNRIRDHYAGALSGKRFALWGLSFKPNTDDMREAASRRLMESLWEAGAAVQAFDPKAMPETRRLYGDRSALTLCDSPEAALAGADALIIMTEWNLFRSPDFELIRERLAAPVIFDGRNLYDPAILAGLGFHYYAIGRPPVAPGDGGPVT; encoded by the coding sequence ATGAGAATCACCATTTTCGGCACCGGGTATGTCGGCCTGGTGACCGGGGCCTGCTTTGCCGAGGTGGGCAACGACGTCGTCTGCGTCGATGTGGATGCGGACAAGATCGCCGCGCTCAACCGCGGCGAGATCCCCATCTACGAGCCGGGCCTGGAGGGCATGGTGGTGCGCAACCGCGAGGCCGGCCGGCTGCGCTTCACCACCGACGCCGACACCGCCGTCCATCATGGCCAGTTCCAGTTCATCGCCGTGGGCACGCCGCCCGACGAGGATGGCTCCGCCGATCTGCGCTACGTGCTGGCGGTGGCCGACACCATCGCCACCTGGATGGAGGACGACAAGGTCATCGTCGACAAGTCCACGGTGCCGGTGGGCACGGCCGACCGGGTCCGCGAGACGGTGGAGCGGCGGCTCGCCGAGCGCGGCGTCGCGGTGCCCTATGCGGTGGTCTCCAACCCCGAGTTCCTCAAGGAAGGCGCCGCGGTGGAGGACTTCATGAAGCCCGAGCGGGTCATCGTGGGCTGCGATGACGCCGTGGCCCGCGAGAAGCTGCACGCGCTCTATGCGCCGTTCAACCGCAACCACGACCGGCTGATCAGCATGGACGTGCGCTCGGCGGAGCTCACCAAATACGCCGCCAATGCCATGCTCGCCACCAAGATCAGCTTCATGAACGAGCTCGCCAATATCGCCGACCGGGTGGGCGCGGACATCGAGCGGGTGCGCATCGGCATCGGCTCGGACCCGCGTATCGGCTATCACTTCATCTACCCCGGCGCCGGCTACGGCGGCTCGTGCTTTCCCAAGGATGTCCAGGCGCTGGCGCGCACCGCGCATGACGTGGATTACGTCCCGCAACTGCTGCAGGCGGTGGAGGAGGTCAACGACCGCCAGAAGCACTACGTGTTCAACCGCATCCGCGACCACTACGCCGGTGCGCTCAGCGGCAAGCGTTTCGCGCTCTGGGGGCTGTCCTTCAAGCCCAACACCGACGATATGCGCGAGGCGGCCAGCCGGCGGCTGATGGAGTCGCTCTGGGAGGCCGGGGCGGCGGTGCAGGCCTTCGACCCGAAGGCCATGCCGGAGACCCGGCGCCTGTATGGCGACCGCTCGGCACTCACCCTCTGCGACAGTCCCGAGGCGGCCCTGGCGGGAGCCGATGCCCTGATCATCATGACCGAGTGGAACCTCTTCCGCAGCCCGGATTTTGAGCTGATCCGCGAGCGTCTGGCCGCACCGGTCATCTTCGACGGGCGCAATCTCTATGACCCGGCCATCCTGGCCGGGCTCGGCTTTCACTACTACGCCATCGGCCGGCCGCCGGTGGCGCCGGGCGACGGAGGGCCCGTGACATGA
- a CDS encoding mannose-1-phosphate guanylyltransferase/mannose-6-phosphate isomerase, translating to MSSSEAGMPVHPVILSGGVGSRLWPLSRERYPKQFLDVAGGGNTLVQQTVARLEGVAGLDSPMVVCNQEHRFLVAEQLRDNPLGAARILLEPVGRNTAPAVAAAALQALRESEDAVLAVFPADHLVGEPGALRAAITDAVAAARAGYLVTFGIVPTRPETGYGYIEAGEAVDGGPAHAVRCFVEKPDAATAEAYLGSGRFYWNSGMFVMRASRYLEELQRHAPAIVEACEAALAGAEEDLDFIRLAEAAFARCPSDSIDYAVMEHTDAAVTLPLDAGWSDLGSWATLMEAGERDAEGNVLLGDVIAESSRNNYVRAESRLVATVGLEDHVVVETADSVLVAPRDQVHAVKQIVQRLQDGGRTEAVEHRQVHRPWGSYEGLVRAERFQVKRIVVNPGCRLSLQMHHHRAEHWVVVRGTARVTCGEEEFLLGEDQSTYIPLGTVHRLDNPGMIPLELVEVQSGSYLGEDDITRLEDVYGR from the coding sequence ATGAGCAGCAGCGAGGCAGGCATGCCGGTCCATCCGGTGATTCTCTCCGGTGGCGTGGGGTCTCGGCTCTGGCCGCTGTCCCGCGAGCGCTACCCCAAGCAGTTCCTGGACGTCGCCGGCGGGGGCAACACGCTGGTCCAGCAGACCGTGGCGCGGCTCGAGGGCGTCGCCGGCCTAGACTCGCCCATGGTGGTCTGCAACCAGGAACATCGCTTCCTGGTGGCCGAGCAGCTGCGCGACAACCCGCTCGGCGCCGCCCGGATCCTGCTCGAGCCGGTGGGCCGCAACACCGCCCCGGCGGTGGCCGCGGCGGCCCTGCAGGCCCTGCGCGAGTCCGAGGATGCCGTCCTGGCGGTGTTCCCCGCCGACCATCTGGTGGGTGAACCCGGGGCGCTGCGCGCGGCCATCACCGATGCCGTGGCCGCGGCGCGGGCCGGTTATCTGGTCACCTTCGGCATCGTTCCGACCCGCCCGGAGACCGGCTATGGCTACATCGAGGCCGGCGAGGCCGTCGACGGCGGCCCGGCCCATGCGGTGCGGTGCTTTGTCGAGAAACCCGACGCCGCCACCGCCGAAGCGTATCTAGGATCTGGGCGTTTCTACTGGAACTCGGGCATGTTCGTGATGCGCGCCTCGCGCTATCTCGAGGAGCTGCAGCGCCATGCCCCGGCCATCGTCGAGGCCTGCGAGGCGGCCCTGGCCGGCGCCGAGGAGGATCTCGACTTCATCCGCCTCGCGGAGGCGGCCTTCGCGCGCTGTCCGTCGGATTCCATCGACTATGCGGTCATGGAGCATACCGACGCCGCCGTGACCCTGCCGCTGGATGCCGGCTGGAGCGATCTGGGCTCGTGGGCGACGCTCATGGAGGCTGGCGAGCGCGATGCCGAGGGTAATGTCCTGCTGGGTGATGTCATCGCCGAGTCGAGCCGCAACAACTATGTGCGCGCCGAGAGTCGTCTGGTGGCCACGGTGGGCCTCGAAGACCATGTGGTGGTGGAGACCGCCGACTCGGTGCTGGTCGCCCCGCGCGACCAGGTGCATGCCGTCAAGCAGATCGTCCAGCGCCTTCAGGATGGTGGGCGCACCGAGGCGGTGGAGCATCGCCAGGTGCACCGGCCCTGGGGCAGCTATGAGGGCCTGGTGCGGGCCGAGCGCTTCCAGGTCAAGCGCATCGTCGTCAATCCCGGCTGCCGGCTGTCGCTGCAGATGCATCATCACCGCGCCGAGCACTGGGTGGTGGTGCGCGGGACCGCGCGGGTGACCTGCGGCGAGGAGGAGTTCCTGCTCGGCGAGGATCAGTCCACCTATATCCCGCTGGGGACGGTCCACCGTCTTGACAACCCCGGAATGATTCCGCTGGAGCTGGTCGAGGTGCAGTCGGGCAGCTATCTGGGCGAGGACGACATCACCCGGCTGGAGGATGTCTATGGCCGCTGA
- the miaB gene encoding tRNA (N6-isopentenyl adenosine(37)-C2)-methylthiotransferase MiaB: protein MMQKVYVRTHGCQMNEYDSIKMVDVLAAEGDYERVKTPEEADVILLNTCSIREKAQEKVFSELGRWRALKETHPGLLIGVGGCVASQEGAAIVERAPFVDMVFGPQTLHRLPDMVSRARESGRAVVDVSFPEIEKFDRLPEPRAEGPTAFVSIMEGCSKYCSFCVVPYTRGEEISRPFEDVLAECAELAEQGVREVTLLGQNVNGYAAEGPSGEAADLALLIHYIAAIDGIDRIRFTTSHPLDFNQALVDAYAEVPELVNHLHLPVQSGSDNILALMKRNHTRAHFLELVERLKAARPDITLSSDFIVGFPGEMDRDFEDTMDLVEQVGFDQSFSFIFSRRPGTPAAQLPDATSREAKKARLQRLQALLDRNARAISQAMVGRVESVLVDGISRRDATEIKGRTENNRVINFPGNPRLIGRFVKVRITEALAHSLRGELIDIDTEREPELARLESA, encoded by the coding sequence ATGATGCAGAAGGTTTACGTGCGCACCCACGGCTGCCAGATGAACGAGTACGACTCGATCAAGATGGTCGACGTGCTGGCTGCCGAGGGCGATTACGAGCGGGTGAAGACGCCGGAAGAGGCGGACGTCATCCTGCTCAACACCTGTTCGATCCGCGAGAAGGCGCAGGAGAAGGTGTTCTCCGAGCTCGGTCGCTGGCGGGCCCTGAAGGAGACGCATCCGGGGCTGCTGATCGGCGTCGGCGGCTGCGTGGCGAGCCAGGAAGGGGCGGCCATCGTCGAGCGGGCGCCGTTCGTGGACATGGTCTTCGGCCCGCAGACACTGCATCGGCTGCCCGACATGGTCAGCCGTGCCCGCGAGTCGGGCCGGGCCGTGGTGGATGTGAGTTTTCCCGAGATCGAGAAATTCGATCGCCTCCCCGAGCCCCGCGCCGAGGGGCCGACGGCGTTCGTCTCGATCATGGAGGGCTGCAGCAAGTACTGCAGCTTCTGCGTGGTGCCCTACACCCGGGGCGAGGAGATCAGCCGGCCGTTCGAGGACGTGCTCGCCGAGTGTGCCGAGCTCGCCGAGCAGGGGGTCCGCGAAGTCACCCTGCTGGGGCAGAACGTCAATGGCTATGCCGCCGAGGGACCCTCCGGCGAGGCCGCCGACCTGGCCCTGCTGATCCACTACATCGCGGCCATCGACGGCATCGACCGGATCCGTTTCACCACCTCGCATCCGTTGGATTTCAATCAGGCCCTGGTGGATGCCTACGCCGAGGTGCCGGAGCTGGTCAATCACCTGCATCTGCCGGTCCAGAGCGGCTCCGACAATATCCTGGCGTTGATGAAGCGCAATCACACGCGGGCGCACTTCCTCGAACTGGTGGAGCGGCTCAAGGCGGCCCGCCCGGACATCACCCTGTCATCGGACTTCATCGTCGGCTTCCCCGGCGAGATGGATCGCGACTTCGAGGACACGATGGATCTGGTCGAGCAGGTCGGCTTCGACCAGTCGTTCAGTTTCATCTTCTCGCGCCGGCCCGGCACGCCGGCCGCCCAGCTCCCCGATGCCACCAGCCGCGAGGCCAAGAAGGCCCGGCTGCAGCGCCTGCAGGCCCTGCTCGATCGCAACGCCCGGGCCATCAGTCAGGCCATGGTGGGACGGGTCGAGTCGGTGCTGGTCGACGGGATCTCGCGGCGTGATGCCACCGAGATCAAGGGCCGTACCGAGAACAACCGGGTGATCAACTTCCCCGGCAACCCGCGGCTCATCGGCCGGTTCGTGAAGGTGCGCATCACCGAGGCGCTGGCGCATTCCCTGCGCGGCGAGCTGATCGACATCGATACCGAGCGTGAGCCCGAGCTCGCGCGGCTGGAGTCGGCTTGA
- a CDS encoding PhoH family protein, translated as MTAQHPDAVDFTLAPADNERLANLCGQFDENLRQVERRLGVEIENRGHRFRIIGDDEAASVATDVIRALYDHTARELIGAENVHLQLRTAEAEAADALGPDDGAQGEAGVEAASSEGVTIRTRKGMIRGRGPNQRAYLEAIQRHDLNFGVGPAGTGKTYLAVACAVEALQQDRVQRLVLVRPAVEAGERLGFLPGDLAQKVDPYLRPLYDALFEMLGFERVNKLIERNVIEVAPLAYMRGRTLNGAFIILDEAQNTTVEQMKMFLTRLGFGSTAVVTGDVTQIDLPPGKTSGLRDAVDVLHEVNGVSFTLFNAHDVVRHDLVQRIVRAYDRREDDTAGH; from the coding sequence TTGACCGCCCAGCATCCCGACGCCGTGGATTTCACGCTGGCACCGGCCGACAACGAGCGGCTGGCCAACCTCTGCGGTCAGTTCGACGAGAACCTGCGGCAGGTCGAACGACGCCTGGGCGTGGAGATCGAAAACCGCGGTCACCGCTTTCGCATCATCGGCGATGACGAGGCGGCCAGCGTGGCCACCGACGTGATCCGTGCGCTCTATGACCACACGGCCCGTGAGCTGATCGGCGCCGAGAATGTCCACCTGCAGCTGCGCACCGCCGAGGCGGAGGCAGCGGATGCCCTCGGCCCGGATGACGGCGCGCAGGGCGAGGCGGGCGTCGAGGCGGCGTCCTCCGAGGGCGTGACCATCCGCACCCGCAAGGGGATGATCCGGGGCCGTGGCCCCAACCAGCGGGCCTACCTCGAGGCGATCCAGCGCCATGACCTGAACTTCGGCGTCGGCCCCGCCGGTACCGGCAAGACCTATCTGGCCGTGGCCTGTGCCGTCGAGGCCCTGCAGCAGGACCGGGTCCAGCGCCTGGTGCTGGTGCGCCCGGCGGTGGAGGCCGGCGAGCGGCTGGGTTTCCTGCCCGGCGACCTGGCCCAGAAGGTCGATCCCTACCTGCGGCCGCTCTACGACGCGCTGTTCGAGATGCTCGGCTTCGAGCGCGTCAACAAGCTCATCGAGCGCAATGTCATCGAAGTGGCGCCACTGGCCTACATGCGCGGCCGGACCCTCAACGGGGCGTTCATCATCCTCGACGAGGCGCAGAACACCACCGTCGAGCAGATGAAGATGTTCCTCACCCGGCTCGGCTTTGGATCGACCGCGGTGGTGACCGGTGATGTCACGCAGATCGATCTGCCGCCGGGCAAGACCTCGGGGCTGCGCGATGCCGTGGACGTGCTACACGAGGTGAACGGCGTGAGCTTTACCCTCTTCAACGCCCACGACGTGGTGCGGCATGATCTGGTCCAGCGCATCGTGCGTGCCTACGACCGGCGCGAAGACGACACCGCCGGCCACTGA
- the ybeY gene encoding rRNA maturation RNase YbeY, with product MPDLDLQCASTAPVPDADDFHHWVAAALAGRRDDWELAIRLVDEDESRLLNRDYRGHDRPTNVLSFPAELPADVALPLLGDLVICAPVVIREAAGQGKTERAHWAHLTIHGVLHLLGFDHMTSVEAECMEGEERAIMARLGWPDPYA from the coding sequence ATGCCCGATCTCGACCTGCAGTGCGCCAGCACGGCGCCGGTACCCGACGCCGACGACTTCCATCACTGGGTGGCGGCCGCCCTGGCCGGGCGGCGTGATGACTGGGAGCTGGCGATCCGGCTGGTGGACGAGGACGAGAGCCGCCTGCTCAACCGCGACTACCGCGGCCATGATCGCCCCACCAACGTGCTCTCGTTTCCCGCCGAGCTGCCCGCCGACGTGGCCCTGCCGCTGCTGGGCGATCTGGTGATCTGTGCGCCGGTGGTGATCCGCGAGGCCGCCGGACAAGGTAAGACCGAGCGCGCGCACTGGGCCCATCTGACCATTCATGGTGTCTTGCACTTGCTTGGCTTTGATCATATGACTAGCGTGGAGGCGGAGTGCATGGAGGGCGAAGAGCGGGCCATCATGGCGCGGCTCGGCTGGCCCGACCCGTATGCATGA
- a CDS encoding HlyC/CorC family transporter — translation MNDDQSGSTGASQGNWLERIGRALGGQEPQDRESLIQILRGAHKRSILDADALSMCEGVLHVAELQVRDVMIPRSKVSLLRRSESVWDLLPTIIESGHSRFPVTGDSRDDVIGILIAKDLLPYLDPQHQREFHLRELLRPALFIPESKRLDALLKLFQESRNHLAIVVDEYGGLAGIVTIEDVIEQIVGEIDDEHDLDETSWILNRTEDGRTVVKALTPIDTFNEHFGTRFSDEEFDTIGGLVANGFGHVPRRGEHLLLDDLRFDVVRADSRRVHLLMVTPEPGAGTSVDGDDDV, via the coding sequence ATGAACGACGACCAATCCGGGAGTACCGGCGCCAGCCAGGGCAACTGGCTGGAGCGCATCGGCCGGGCGCTGGGCGGACAGGAGCCGCAGGACCGCGAGAGCCTGATCCAGATCCTGCGCGGGGCCCACAAGCGCAGCATTCTTGATGCCGACGCCCTGTCCATGTGCGAGGGCGTCCTGCATGTCGCGGAGCTGCAGGTGCGGGACGTGATGATCCCGCGCTCCAAGGTCTCGCTGCTGCGTCGCTCGGAGTCGGTCTGGGACCTGCTGCCGACGATCATCGAGAGCGGCCATTCGCGCTTTCCGGTCACCGGCGACAGCCGTGACGATGTCATCGGCATTCTCATCGCTAAGGATCTGCTGCCGTACCTCGACCCGCAGCACCAGCGCGAATTCCATCTGCGCGAGCTGCTGCGCCCGGCGCTGTTCATCCCCGAGAGCAAGCGCCTGGATGCCCTGCTCAAGCTCTTCCAGGAGAGTCGTAATCATCTGGCCATCGTGGTGGATGAGTACGGTGGCCTGGCCGGTATCGTCACCATCGAGGATGTCATCGAGCAGATCGTCGGCGAGATCGATGACGAGCACGATCTCGACGAGACCTCGTGGATCCTCAACCGCACCGAGGATGGTCGGACGGTGGTGAAGGCCCTCACGCCCATCGACACCTTCAACGAGCACTTCGGCACGCGTTTCAGTGACGAGGAGTTCGACACCATCGGCGGGCTGGTGGCCAACGGCTTCGGTCATGTCCCGCGCCGCGGCGAGCATCTGCTGCTTGATGACCTGCGCTTCGACGTGGTCCGCGCCGACAGCCGCCGGGTGCACCTGCTCATGGTCACGCCCGAGCCCGGCGCCGGCACCTCGGTGGACGGTGATGACGACGTCTGA
- the lnt gene encoding apolipoprotein N-acyltransferase gives MARLTGPALALAAGLLMALGLAPFSFYWAPVLGLGVVFARVARLGRARAVLGHGYLFGLGYAGLGVYWIYHSIADYGGGPVAAVLATGILVALFALIPMIALFIGWWAGAGRAGRRALLALPLAWLLVEWVRSWLFTGATWLSVGYSQIDTPLAHFAPLFGVYGPGLVVALLGGTLAWWLLRPRSARIALPLGATLGVTVIGVVLERDWTRPVDEPVTVAMLQGNIAQDRKWDPDERGAILAEYLRMSRAEFGQDLIVWPETALPVFYHQGREWLDQLAEQAAAAGSSIVLGAPVAAEDGLYNAVAVPGETPQFYYKRHLVPFGEYVPFRDVAGGVLDFVGTPLGDFNAGTRADPLQAAGHALGVSICYEVTFGDEVADALPAAEILLNVSNDAWFGASTAPWQHLQMARMRALETGRPMIRATNTGISALIDAKGRVQVRGPLFERTVVRGSVQPHAGTTPYLHWRDWPMALLALAGTGLLLVLRWREAWPHRRR, from the coding sequence ATGGCGCGACTGACCGGGCCGGCCCTGGCGCTGGCCGCGGGGCTGCTGATGGCCCTGGGGCTGGCGCCGTTCTCGTTCTACTGGGCGCCGGTGCTGGGCCTCGGGGTGGTCTTTGCGCGGGTGGCCCGCCTCGGCCGCGCCCGGGCGGTGCTTGGCCATGGCTATCTCTTCGGCCTGGGCTACGCCGGGCTCGGCGTCTACTGGATCTATCACAGCATCGCCGACTACGGGGGCGGGCCGGTGGCGGCGGTGCTTGCCACGGGCATCCTGGTGGCGCTGTTCGCGCTGATTCCAATGATCGCCCTGTTCATCGGTTGGTGGGCGGGCGCCGGCCGCGCCGGCCGCCGCGCGCTGCTGGCACTGCCGCTGGCCTGGCTGCTGGTGGAGTGGGTGCGCAGCTGGCTTTTCACCGGAGCGACCTGGCTCAGCGTGGGCTACAGCCAGATCGATACGCCGCTGGCGCATTTCGCGCCGCTATTCGGGGTCTACGGGCCCGGACTGGTGGTGGCCCTGCTGGGCGGCACCCTGGCCTGGTGGCTGCTGCGGCCGCGCTCGGCGCGGATTGCGCTGCCGCTGGGCGCGACGCTGGGGGTGACGGTGATCGGCGTCGTTCTCGAACGCGACTGGACGCGGCCCGTGGACGAGCCCGTGACGGTGGCGATGCTCCAGGGCAACATCGCCCAGGATCGCAAGTGGGATCCGGACGAGCGGGGTGCCATTCTGGCGGAGTACCTGCGCATGAGCCGGGCCGAGTTCGGCCAGGACCTCATTGTCTGGCCCGAGACCGCCCTGCCGGTGTTCTACCATCAGGGCCGCGAGTGGCTCGACCAGCTGGCGGAGCAGGCCGCGGCGGCCGGCAGCAGCATTGTCCTCGGCGCGCCGGTGGCGGCAGAGGACGGGCTCTATAACGCCGTCGCCGTCCCCGGTGAGACGCCGCAGTTCTACTATAAACGCCACCTGGTGCCGTTCGGTGAATACGTACCGTTCCGGGATGTCGCCGGCGGGGTGCTGGATTTCGTGGGCACCCCGCTGGGCGACTTCAATGCCGGCACCCGGGCCGATCCGCTGCAGGCGGCGGGCCATGCCCTGGGTGTGAGCATCTGCTACGAGGTGACCTTCGGTGACGAGGTGGCGGATGCGCTGCCCGCGGCGGAGATCCTGCTCAACGTCAGCAACGACGCCTGGTTCGGGGCCTCCACCGCGCCCTGGCAGCATCTGCAGATGGCCCGCATGCGGGCGCTTGAGACCGGCCGCCCGATGATCCGGGCGACCAACACCGGCATCTCGGCGCTGATCGATGCGAAGGGGCGGGTGCAGGTCAGAGGGCCGCTGTTCGAGCGTACGGTGGTGCGCGGCTCGGTCCAGCCCCATGCCGGCACCACCCCCTACCTGCACTGGCGTGATTGGCCCATGGCGCTGCTCGCGCTCGCCGGTACCGGACTGCTGCTCGTGCTGCGCTGGCGCGAGGCGTGGCCACATCGTCGCCGGTGA
- a CDS encoding zinc ribbon-containing protein: MSEKDNPREHEVHGYERMLERLRERLEETGEAVEHGFSEALDAVRERSVALGELTREEADRVATWLQRDLEDAAEYVEKARGTYSDWLHMDLQLVENWIWDRFSSVADQTRLQWQAFNRELQAAARYHTGEITGPGTLVCRDCGEVLHFKRAGHIPPCPKCHGSRFERAVRQRSD; this comes from the coding sequence ATGAGCGAGAAAGACAACCCGCGCGAGCACGAGGTCCACGGTTACGAGCGCATGCTTGAGCGCCTGCGCGAGCGGCTCGAGGAAACCGGCGAGGCGGTGGAGCACGGCTTCAGCGAGGCCCTGGATGCCGTGCGCGAGCGCAGTGTGGCGCTCGGCGAGCTCACCCGCGAGGAGGCCGACCGAGTGGCCACCTGGCTGCAGCGCGACCTGGAGGATGCCGCCGAGTACGTGGAGAAGGCCCGAGGCACCTATTCCGACTGGCTGCACATGGACCTGCAGCTGGTGGAGAACTGGATCTGGGACCGCTTCTCGTCGGTGGCCGATCAGACGCGGCTGCAGTGGCAGGCCTTCAACCGCGAGCTGCAGGCCGCGGCCCGTTATCACACCGGCGAGATCACCGGTCCGGGGACGCTGGTCTGCCGGGATTGCGGTGAGGTCCTGCATTTCAAGCGCGCCGGTCATATCCCGCCGTGCCCGAAGTGTCATGGCAGCCGATTCGAGCGGGCAGTCCGCCAGCGGAGCGACTGA